The following proteins come from a genomic window of Pseudomonas putida:
- a CDS encoding quinone-dependent dihydroorotate dehydrogenase, whose product MYTLARQLLFKLSPETSHDLSLDLIGAGGRLGLNGVLCKQPAALPVSVMGLNFANPVGLAAGLDKNGAAIDGFAQLGFGFVEIGTVTPRAQPGNPKPRLFRLPEATAIINRMGFNNLGVDHLLERVRAARYDGVLGINIGKNFDTPVERAVDDYLICLNKVYGHASYITVNISSPNTPGLRSLQFGDSLKQLLDALAERREQLAGEHGKRVPLAIKIAPDMSDEETALVAATLMESGMDAVIATNTTMGREGVENLPYGGEAGGLSGAPVLEKSTHIVKVLSAELGGKMPIIAAGGITEGRHAAEKIAAGASLVQIYSGFIYRGPALIREAVDAIAAMPRA is encoded by the coding sequence ATGTATACCCTGGCCCGCCAGCTGCTGTTCAAGCTTTCCCCGGAAACCTCCCATGACCTGTCCCTGGACCTGATCGGCGCCGGTGGCCGCCTCGGGCTCAACGGCGTGCTGTGCAAGCAGCCGGCGGCATTGCCGGTGTCGGTGATGGGCTTGAACTTCGCCAACCCGGTCGGCCTGGCGGCAGGCCTGGACAAGAATGGCGCGGCCATCGATGGCTTTGCCCAGCTGGGTTTCGGTTTTGTCGAGATCGGCACCGTGACCCCGCGAGCGCAGCCGGGCAACCCGAAGCCGCGCTTGTTCCGCCTGCCAGAGGCCACTGCAATCATCAACCGCATGGGCTTCAACAACCTGGGCGTCGATCACCTGCTCGAGCGGGTACGCGCCGCGCGTTATGACGGTGTGCTGGGTATCAACATTGGCAAGAACTTCGACACCCCGGTAGAGCGCGCGGTCGACGATTACCTGATCTGCCTGAACAAGGTCTATGGCCACGCCAGCTACATCACCGTGAACATCAGCTCGCCCAATACCCCAGGCCTTCGCAGCCTGCAGTTCGGCGATTCGCTCAAGCAGCTGCTCGATGCCCTGGCCGAGCGCCGCGAGCAGCTGGCCGGCGAGCATGGCAAGCGTGTGCCGCTGGCGATCAAGATCGCGCCGGACATGAGTGATGAAGAAACTGCGCTGGTGGCGGCAACGCTGATGGAATCGGGCATGGATGCGGTGATCGCCACCAACACCACCATGGGCCGTGAAGGTGTGGAAAACCTGCCGTATGGGGGTGAGGCGGGCGGCCTTTCCGGTGCGCCGGTACTGGAAAAGAGCACCCATATCGTCAAGGTGCTGTCGGCCGAGCTGGGCGGTAAGATGCCGATTATTGCTGCAGGTGGCATCACCGAAGGCCGGCATGCCGCAGAGAAGATTGCCGCTGGCGCGAGCCTGGTGCAGATCTACTCAGGCTTCATCTATAGAGGGCCGGCGCTGATCCGTGAAGCAGTGGATGCGATCGCCGCAATGCCGCGGGCATGA